A single Desulfonatronum sp. SC1 DNA region contains:
- a CDS encoding cytochrome c3 family protein, with translation MRSRVLFVCCLALCVFIAGTIVAQEDRYFIESKAFENRQRPGVEFNHLLHYEIIDCMDCHHDYVDVKGKKENVWDMFSGKNYCSDCHTVHGEDETDLGLMQAFHEQCIGCHQDYFQQGKKTGYIMCGECHVRP, from the coding sequence ATGCGAAGCAGAGTTCTTTTCGTCTGTTGCCTTGCCCTGTGCGTCTTCATCGCCGGGACCATCGTCGCCCAGGAAGACCGCTACTTCATCGAAAGCAAGGCCTTTGAAAACCGGCAACGCCCCGGCGTGGAGTTCAACCATCTGTTGCACTATGAAATCATCGACTGCATGGACTGCCATCACGATTACGTCGACGTCAAAGGAAAAAAAGAAAACGTCTGGGACATGTTTTCCGGAAAAAACTACTGTTCCGACTGCCATACGGTGCACGGTGAGGACGAGACGGACCTTGGGCTAATGCAGGCCTTTCACGAGCAGTGCATCGGATGTCATCAGGATTACTTCCAGCAGGGCAAGAAAACCGGATACATCATGTGCGGGGAATGTCACGTCAGACCATGA
- a CDS encoding PAS domain S-box protein, whose amino-acid sequence MKIKSMVQSLTFKMLLSGGVTFFICAGLWTAFNIVYLRDFILRSVKSDIIILSDTILLGLDYAMLLDSEDDIKQIINNISRQEDIKAIRLLDKKGRIAYSSKSEEVGTYLDMHDESCWTCHAQSPPPATMSQEKRSRIIQADEATIVGTITPVPNKPGCYGPPCHVHSEDEQLLGLLDMEVSTEIKGTKLRDFERANMLISFLVFLATFLVLFLNYHILIFKPIRRLINVTRDICSGEDYTGINIKQADEIGVLADSYNTMCRKVAEKEALLVAQREEYRNLFQNVPCLLSVVDKNYKVIRHNTKYEDHFGGNIQGRHCFEINKGRTERCPVCPVEKTFLYDSPHVSEEVGLSKEGKTIHWIVYTAPVKDAEGNTVAAMEMMLDISARKELEFKLAASELFYHSIFEAIPSALFVLNAQNLSIMNCNDAVLKMYGYKPEELLSKPFTSLFKEEEREYWTRNLRTTREINQTSQLTKDGRSIFVSMRISLSTFETYEVLIASCSDITKRLEAEQQFIHASKMTTLGEMATGVAHELNQPLTILKSISGFLARKVGKGHEIDMAMLEEISQSISTHVDRAGKIISHMREFGRKSELKTMPVQINDVIKRGFEFFSQQLNVRNIFVDWRLQEDLPLIIAEPNRLEQVVINLLVNARDAIEERWNGKDVKTGDKTITIATDSTDASVIIKICDTGAGVPSNLSEKIFEPFFTTKDVGKGTGLGLSISYGIIQDYNGTIVAENRKTGGACFTITFPAADKEQCPWIDDRNVHPRAGFDESEDIRGENRQEERNKEDHA is encoded by the coding sequence ATGAAAATTAAAAGCATGGTTCAGAGTTTGACGTTCAAGATGCTGCTCTCCGGCGGAGTAACGTTCTTCATTTGCGCCGGTCTTTGGACCGCGTTCAATATCGTCTACCTGCGCGACTTCATCCTCCGCAGCGTCAAATCCGACATCATCATCCTTTCGGACACCATCCTCCTCGGTTTGGACTATGCCATGCTCCTGGACTCCGAGGACGACATCAAGCAGATCATCAACAATATTAGCAGGCAAGAAGACATCAAAGCCATCCGTCTTTTGGATAAAAAAGGCCGGATCGCGTACTCCAGCAAAAGTGAAGAGGTCGGGACCTACCTGGACATGCATGACGAGTCCTGCTGGACGTGCCATGCCCAGTCGCCGCCCCCGGCGACCATGAGTCAGGAGAAACGCAGCAGAATCATCCAGGCCGACGAGGCGACCATCGTCGGCACCATCACTCCCGTTCCGAACAAGCCCGGGTGCTACGGCCCGCCGTGCCACGTGCATTCCGAGGACGAGCAACTGCTCGGCCTGCTGGACATGGAGGTGAGCACGGAAATCAAAGGAACGAAACTGCGCGATTTTGAACGCGCCAACATGCTCATTTCCTTCCTGGTCTTTCTGGCCACCTTTCTGGTCTTGTTCCTGAACTACCACATCCTCATCTTCAAGCCCATCCGTCGGCTGATCAACGTGACCAGGGACATCTGCTCCGGAGAGGACTACACGGGCATCAACATCAAGCAGGCCGACGAAATCGGGGTCCTGGCCGACTCGTACAACACCATGTGCCGCAAGGTGGCGGAAAAGGAAGCGCTCCTGGTCGCCCAGCGCGAGGAGTACCGCAATCTTTTCCAGAACGTTCCCTGCCTGCTCAGCGTCGTGGACAAGAACTACAAGGTCATCCGCCACAACACAAAATACGAGGATCACTTCGGCGGCAACATCCAAGGGCGGCATTGCTTCGAAATCAACAAGGGGCGCACGGAGCGCTGCCCCGTCTGCCCCGTGGAGAAGACCTTCCTGTACGATTCCCCGCATGTCAGCGAAGAAGTCGGTCTTTCCAAGGAAGGAAAAACCATCCATTGGATCGTCTATACGGCTCCGGTCAAGGACGCCGAGGGCAACACCGTGGCGGCCATGGAAATGATGCTGGACATCTCGGCGCGCAAGGAACTCGAATTCAAGCTGGCCGCCTCCGAATTGTTCTACCATTCCATTTTCGAGGCCATTCCCAGTGCGCTGTTCGTCCTCAACGCCCAAAACCTGTCCATCATGAACTGCAACGACGCGGTCCTCAAGATGTACGGATACAAGCCCGAGGAATTATTGAGCAAGCCCTTTACGTCGTTGTTCAAGGAAGAAGAACGGGAGTATTGGACGCGGAACCTGCGAACCACCCGTGAAATCAACCAGACGTCGCAACTCACCAAAGACGGACGAAGCATCTTCGTCTCCATGCGCATCTCTTTGTCCACGTTCGAAACCTACGAAGTGTTGATCGCCTCGTGCAGTGACATCACCAAGCGCCTGGAAGCGGAACAGCAGTTCATCCATGCCAGCAAAATGACCACCCTGGGAGAAATGGCCACAGGCGTGGCCCACGAACTCAACCAGCCATTGACGATTCTCAAGTCCATCAGCGGATTTCTGGCCAGGAAGGTCGGCAAAGGCCACGAGATCGACATGGCGATGTTGGAGGAGATCTCTCAAAGCATCAGCACCCATGTGGATCGGGCCGGAAAGATCATCTCCCACATGCGCGAATTCGGTCGCAAATCGGAACTCAAGACCATGCCCGTCCAGATCAACGACGTCATCAAGCGCGGATTCGAATTTTTCAGTCAACAACTCAATGTCCGCAATATTTTCGTCGACTGGCGACTCCAAGAGGATCTGCCCCTGATCATCGCTGAACCGAATCGCCTGGAACAGGTTGTCATCAACCTGCTGGTCAACGCCCGGGACGCCATTGAAGAACGTTGGAACGGCAAGGACGTCAAAACCGGTGACAAGACTATCACCATCGCCACCGATTCCACGGACGCCTCCGTGATCATCAAAATCTGCGACACCGGCGCGGGGGTTCCCTCGAACCTGAGCGAAAAGATTTTCGAGCCGTTTTTCACCACCAAGGATGTGGGCAAGGGCACTGGACTAGGTCTTTCCATCTCTTACGGCATCATCCAGGACTACAATGGAACTATCGTCGCCGAGAACCGGAAAACCGGCGGCGCCTGCTTCACCATCACCTTTCCCGCGGCCGATAAGGAACAATGCCCATGGATTGACGACCGAAACGTCCATCCTCGGGCGGGATTCGACGAATCAGAGGATATCCGGGGTGAGAATAGACAAGAAGAACGCAACAAGGAGGATCATGCCTGA